A single genomic interval of Zingiber officinale cultivar Zhangliang chromosome 4A, Zo_v1.1, whole genome shotgun sequence harbors:
- the LOC121972078 gene encoding protein XRI1-like isoform X1 gives MEFDDGNDAGNNCSGIWEWQGDEYSLQRDTRNELPHLFWDKINQNEDDLLYILDEHTPIKDCADLGHLLSDLGGDATKGWEECRDSMQLKRRRMLQFTSDARESPNDEMASALLKTKSTIMEDEIAESLECTAQWASAFSEERSGLNCEGLDQSSDGWLVDCLNESEMQCSPDEMNTIVAFNQQADISEYYQDSPTMETDTMPEITAPINLKVSKGKKSCIRSPRKLTTSVAYPFALIKPCGVHGDLTLSDINQRIHAPPPSKLKHVKDEDPFDLYPTSAFSGKPVVVKTKIRTEGGQGSITITRTKG, from the exons TTGCAGTGGGATATGGGAGTGGCAAGGAGATGAGTATAGTCTGCAGAGAGACACTAGAAACG AGTTGCCTCACTTGTTCTGGgataaaattaatcaaaatgaAGATGATTTGTTATACATTCTGGATGAGCACACTCCGATAAAAGATTGCGCAGACTTGGGGCACTTACTTTCTGATCTTGGAG GTGATGCTACCAAGGGGTGGGAAGAGTGTAGAGACTCCATGCAACTCAAAAGAAGGCGCATGCTTCAGTTCACTTCTGATGCTCGTGAATCTCCAAATGATGAAATGGCCTCGGCGTTATTGAAAACGAAG TCGACAATAATGGAAGATGAGATTGCAGAAAGTTTAGAGTGTACTGCACAGTGGGCTTCAGCCTTCTCTG AAGAGAGGTCTGGTTTGAACTGTGAAGGTTTGGATCAATCATCAGATGGGTGGCTAGTAGATTGCTTGAATGAAAGCGAGATGCAGTGCAGCCCTGATGAAAT GAACACTATTGTGGCCTTCAATCAACAAGCTGATATTTCTG AGTATTATCAAGATTCACCTACAATGGAAACTGATACGATGCCAGAGATCACTGCCCCAATTAATCTGAAGGTTTCTAAGG GTAAGAAGTCGTGTATCAGAAGCCCAAGAAAGTTGACAACTTCAGTTGCTTATCCTTTTGCACTTATCAAACCTTGTGGAGTTCACGGCGATCTGACATTGAGCGACATAAATCAACGAATTCACGCTCCACCACCGTCAAAATTAAAGCATGTGAAGGACGAGGATCCTTTTGATTTGTATCCGACATCGGCTTTTTCTGGGAAACCTGTGGTTGTGAAAACAAAAATACGCACTGAAGGTGGACAAGGTAGCATTACAATCACGAGAACCAAAGGTTAG
- the LOC121972078 gene encoding protein XRI1-like isoform X2, whose amino-acid sequence MEFDDGNDAGNNGIWEWQGDEYSLQRDTRNELPHLFWDKINQNEDDLLYILDEHTPIKDCADLGHLLSDLGGDATKGWEECRDSMQLKRRRMLQFTSDARESPNDEMASALLKTKSTIMEDEIAESLECTAQWASAFSEERSGLNCEGLDQSSDGWLVDCLNESEMQCSPDEMNTIVAFNQQADISEYYQDSPTMETDTMPEITAPINLKVSKGKKSCIRSPRKLTTSVAYPFALIKPCGVHGDLTLSDINQRIHAPPPSKLKHVKDEDPFDLYPTSAFSGKPVVVKTKIRTEGGQGSITITRTKG is encoded by the exons TGGGATATGGGAGTGGCAAGGAGATGAGTATAGTCTGCAGAGAGACACTAGAAACG AGTTGCCTCACTTGTTCTGGgataaaattaatcaaaatgaAGATGATTTGTTATACATTCTGGATGAGCACACTCCGATAAAAGATTGCGCAGACTTGGGGCACTTACTTTCTGATCTTGGAG GTGATGCTACCAAGGGGTGGGAAGAGTGTAGAGACTCCATGCAACTCAAAAGAAGGCGCATGCTTCAGTTCACTTCTGATGCTCGTGAATCTCCAAATGATGAAATGGCCTCGGCGTTATTGAAAACGAAG TCGACAATAATGGAAGATGAGATTGCAGAAAGTTTAGAGTGTACTGCACAGTGGGCTTCAGCCTTCTCTG AAGAGAGGTCTGGTTTGAACTGTGAAGGTTTGGATCAATCATCAGATGGGTGGCTAGTAGATTGCTTGAATGAAAGCGAGATGCAGTGCAGCCCTGATGAAAT GAACACTATTGTGGCCTTCAATCAACAAGCTGATATTTCTG AGTATTATCAAGATTCACCTACAATGGAAACTGATACGATGCCAGAGATCACTGCCCCAATTAATCTGAAGGTTTCTAAGG GTAAGAAGTCGTGTATCAGAAGCCCAAGAAAGTTGACAACTTCAGTTGCTTATCCTTTTGCACTTATCAAACCTTGTGGAGTTCACGGCGATCTGACATTGAGCGACATAAATCAACGAATTCACGCTCCACCACCGTCAAAATTAAAGCATGTGAAGGACGAGGATCCTTTTGATTTGTATCCGACATCGGCTTTTTCTGGGAAACCTGTGGTTGTGAAAACAAAAATACGCACTGAAGGTGGACAAGGTAGCATTACAATCACGAGAACCAAAGGTTAG